One Aegilops tauschii subsp. strangulata cultivar AL8/78 chromosome 7, Aet v6.0, whole genome shotgun sequence genomic window carries:
- the LOC109779345 gene encoding pentatricopeptide repeat-containing protein At2g03880, mitochondrial, which produces MRSLFNRLPCKRLAAARRSRRCLHSHSQPHPLLATFSRLCDDGPLPAALSLLPDLAAAGVRADPISLCRLIKLCVRHGTANDGRLIHDHVSRTVNSGGEAPHTGLFVSNSLISMYAKFGLLHDALELFGGMPHRNVVSWTTVVAALANAGGRKEEALRFLVDMKRDDVAPNSYTYSSVLGACGTPGVLAAVHASIVKVGLDSDVFVRSSLIDAYMKLGDLDSGRGVFDEMVTRDLVVWNSIIAGFAQSGDGVGAVELFMRMKESGFPANQGTLTSVLRACTGMVMLDLGRQVHAHVLKYERDLILHNALLDMYCKCGSLQEADALFSRMPRRDVISWSTMVSGLAQNGRSAEALKAFDLMQSEGPTPNRITMVGVLFACSHAGLVEDGWYYFRSMEKLFGIQPEREHCNCMVDLLGRAGKLDEAVKFISEMNFEPDSVIWRTLLGACRMHKNANLAAYAAREILKLEPEDQGARILLSNTYADLRQWLDAEKSWKVMRNQGAKKEPGRSWIELGKQVHVFIAGELSHPCSAGIVQELNRLIRRVTDLGYVPLTEFVLQDLESEQKEDLLKYHSEKLAVAFAMMNSMKGKPVRIMKNLRICGDCHSFVKLVSKSEGKVIIIRDPVRFHHFQDGVCSCGDYW; this is translated from the coding sequence TCGCAACCTTCTCCCGCCTCTGCGACGATGGCCCCCTCCCGGCCGCGCTCTCGCTGCTCCCCGACCTCGCCGCGGCCGGCGTCCGCGCGGACCCCATCTCGCTCTGCCGCCTCATCAAGCTCTGCGTCCGCCACGGCACGGCCAACGACGGCCGCCTCATCCATGACCATGTCTCCCGCACGGTCAACAGTGGAGGAGAAGCGCCCCACACCGGCCTCTTCGTCTCCAACTCCCTCATCTCCATGTACGCCAAATTCGGCTTGCTCCACGACGCGCTCGAGCTGTTCGGCGGAATGCCTCACAGGAACGTCGTCTCTTGGACGACCGTCGTCGCGGCTCTGGCCAATGCCGGCGGGAGGAAAGAGGAGGCGCTCAGGTTTCTTGTGGACATGAAGAGGGACGACGTGGCTCCCAACAGTTACACATACTCTAGTGTTCTTGGTGCCTGCGGCACACCTGGGGTGCTCGCTGCTGTGCACGCGAGCATTGTTAAGGTCGGGCTGGATTCGGATGTGTTTGTGCGGAGCTCCTTGATTGATGCGTATATGAAGCTTGGAGATTTGGACAGCGGGCGCGGGGTCTTTGACGAGATGGTCACCCGTGATTTGGTTGTGTGGAATTCGATTATCGCGGGGTTCGCACAGAGCGGTGATGGTGTTGGGGCGGTAGAATTGTTCATGAGGATGAAGGAGTCTGGTTTCCCAGCTAACCAGGGTACCTTGACCAGTGTCCTCCGGGCGTGCACCGGGATGGTCATGCTCGACTTGGGAAGGCAGGTACATGCTCATGTGCTCAAGTATGAGAGGGACTTGATTCTGCACAATGCACTTCTGGACATGTACTGCAAATGTGGGAGCTTGCAGGAGGCAGACGCCTTGTTCAGCAGAATGCCTCGTAGGGATGTGATCTCATGGAGCACCATGGTCTCTGGTTTGGCGCAGAATGGGAGAAGCGCCGAGGCGCTGAAGGCTTTCGACTTGATGCAATCTGAAGGACCTACACCAAACCGTATAACAATGGTTGGAGTTCTGTTTGCATGCAGTCATGCTGGCTTGGTGGAAGATGGCTGGTATTACTTTAGGTCCATGGAGAAGCTCTTTGGCATTCAGCCTGAGAGGGAGCATTGCAACTGCATGGTTGATCTCCTTGGTCGGGCAGGGAAGCTTGACGAAGCTGTGAAGTTCATCAGTGAGATGAACTTTGAGCCGGATTCGGTCATTTGGAGAACTCTTCTTGGGGCATGCAGAATGCACAAAAACGCTAACCTTGCAGCATATGCAGCAAGAGAGATCCTTAAACTTGAGCCGGAAGACCAAGGTGCGCGCATATTGTTGTCAAATACATATGCTGATTTGCGACAATGGTTAGATGCCGAGAAGTCATGGAAGGTGATGAGAAACCAAGGGGCCAAAAAAGAGCCCGGGCGCAGCTGGATCGAGCTGGGGAAACAAGTCCATGTGTTCATTGCTGGTGAACTGTCACACCCATGCTCAGCTGGCATAGTTCAGGAACTGAACCGACTAATCAGGAGGGTCACAGACCTCGGTTATGTCCCGCTGACAGAGTTTGTGCTGCAGGATCTTGAGAGTGAGCAGAAGGAAGATCTGCTGAAATATCACAGCGAGAAACTTGCTGTTGCATTTGCAATGATGAATTCAATGAAGGGGAAGCCTGTAAGGATCATGAAGAACCTCAGGATCTGTGGTGACTGCCACTCGTTCGTGAAGCTCGTCTCCAAGAGTGAAGGCAAGGTGATCATAATCAGGGATCCGGTTCGGTTCCACCATTTCCAGGATGGAGTTTGCTCATGTGGCGACTATTGGTAG
- the LOC109779348 gene encoding uncharacterized protein — MSVRIKAVVDRFVKELKEALDADIQDRVMREREMQSYIEEREREVAEREAAWKAELSRREAEIARQEARLKMERENLEKEKSVLMGTASNQDNQDGALEITVSGEKYRCLRFSKAKK; from the exons ATGTCGGTGCGGATAAAGGCGGTGGTGGACAGGTTCGTGAAGGAACTCAAGGAGGCGCTGGACGCGGACATCCAGGACCGCGTCATGAGGGAGCGCGAGATGCAGAGCTACATCGAGGAGCGCGAGCgcgaggtcgccgagcgggaggcCGCGTGGAAGGCCGAGCTCTCTCGCCGCGAG GCTGAAATTGCGCGGCAAGAGGCAAGACTGAAAATGGAAAGGGAGAATCTGGAGAAAGAAAAGAGTGTCCTGATGGGAACTGCTTCGAATCAGGATAACCAAGACGGAGCCCTTGAGATCACAGTCAGCGGTGAGAAGTATAGGTGCCTGCGCTTCTCCAAGGCGAAGAAGTGA